The genome window AAATGGTTTTTCATGGTGTTATCCGCGTGGGTAACCGCAATCTTACGGAAAGACGGATCACCCGTTGCTTTGGACGCCCAGAACAAAAATTCCAGATTCATCATGTTGTCAATGATGACCGGATAATTGTATGTACCGAATTTATCCCAGGATTTGATTACCCCTACTTTCGGATCAAAACGGGAAGCCAGGGAATTAGCCCCCTGGATCATAATGTCGCGGTACTTCGGATTTTTGGTAAGCCGGTAGCCATTCCCGTACGAGCAATACAGCATAAAGCCCAAATCGTGGGTGCGGGTGTTATACTGCTCTTTTTCTAGCGGAGCGGTCCACTTTTCGGCTAGTTTCCGGTATTTAGGATCTTTTGTATATTCATAAACATACCAGAGATTGCCGGGGAAGAAGCCACTAGTCCACCAACTGGTTTCGCGGTCGTTGGCCGATCCGTCGGGTTTAGTGGAATGAGGAATTCGATCCGTTCCTTTGCGTGCCTGATCGGCCAGCACCAGCTGACGTCCCGCATCGGTAACCTCCTTGCGTACGTTCAGCGCAGTTGGAGCTGTAAAAGCAGCCATTAATAGCGTGGCGGCTGCCGTGATTACATACTTTTTCATGGTTTGCTCTTGTACCAAATGGCCCTTGTTTTAAGCTACTTTCTGTAGATTGAATGAATGATTTATTGATCTTTCTACAAAAGAGCTTTTCCGCGGCCAACTACTCTTTCTGTGAAAGAGAGTTCATGAGATCACTTTTGCAAACCCGACTGAAGGCGCCGCCGAATGGTGTCAACGCTGACCGAAAGCGGCTGGTGCAGGCTAATTTCACGGTAGGCCTGTTTAAGCCCTACCTCCTGCGAACGATGGTTCAAGCCTTGAAGAATGGTTTCAGGAATCAGGCTCTGTTTTTTGCCCCGCCCCGGCTTATCAACCAGTTGGTCCAGACCACCCTGTTTGAATCGGTTCAACCAATTATAAACCGTCCGCCGATTTACCTGAAAAAGCTCCATTAATTCTGTAACCGTCAGGCCATGGGAGTGCAACAAAACACATCGGCAACGAAGAGCTAAGTTCTGGTTAACACCTGGCGACTGAATGATTTGTCTCAACTGCTGAATTTCATCAGGATTTAATTGTAGGCAACGCATAAGCCAATGAATTTACATACAATGAGTTAGACTATTATCTGAGTAATACCAACAAGTCTCTCTAAATAATTACTATAATTAACTTAACCCAA of Tellurirhabdus bombi contains these proteins:
- a CDS encoding glycoside hydrolase family 88 protein, giving the protein MKKYVITAAATLLMAAFTAPTALNVRKEVTDAGRQLVLADQARKGTDRIPHSTKPDGSANDRETSWWTSGFFPGNLWYVYEYTKDPKYRKLAEKWTAPLEKEQYNTRTHDLGFMLYCSYGNGYRLTKNPKYRDIMIQGANSLASRFDPKVGVIKSWDKFGTYNYPVIIDNMMNLEFLFWASKATGDPSFRKIAVTHADNTMKNHFRADNSSFHVVCYNPDGSVAAQKTHQGAADESAWARGQAWGLYGYTVMYRETKDKRYLTQAQKIADYFLSHSNLPEDKIPYWDFNRPNEERDASAGAITASALLELSQYSKAKQKTYVQAAEKMLQSLSSASYKAKLGDNNQFVLQHSVGHKPGKSEIDVPLVYADYYFIEGLMRYEKVKAGKRLFI
- a CDS encoding helix-turn-helix domain-containing protein, which gives rise to MRCLQLNPDEIQQLRQIIQSPGVNQNLALRCRCVLLHSHGLTVTELMELFQVNRRTVYNWLNRFKQGGLDQLVDKPGRGKKQSLIPETILQGLNHRSQEVGLKQAYREISLHQPLSVSVDTIRRRLQSGLQK